One genomic segment of Sphingorhabdus sp. M41 includes these proteins:
- a CDS encoding CaiB/BaiF CoA transferase family protein gives MSGPLAGINIVEFAGIGPGPFCGMMLADQGATVTVLHRPGAAPDPRLALSRSRKLIAIDLKSEEGIETARTLVKKADGLIEGFRPGVMERLGLGPDLLLADNPKLVYGRMTGWGQYGPLASAAGHDINYISISGALHAFGRAGEKPTPPINMVGDFGGGGMMLAFGMVSALLHAKTGGSGQVVDCAMTDGSAALMAMIYDFHNIGQWQDERGVNLLDTGAHFYDTYETSDGKFISIGSIEPQFYAKLREVARLADDVDFDAQMDPRKWSVLKEKLTALFKTKTRSQWCDLMEGTDICFAPVLSLTEAKEHPHNVERQTFVDVGGLKQPAPAPRYSVTVSDPPKRPV, from the coding sequence ATGTCTGGACCATTAGCCGGTATAAATATTGTTGAATTCGCCGGGATCGGTCCCGGACCCTTTTGCGGCATGATGCTCGCGGATCAGGGCGCAACGGTGACAGTACTTCACCGTCCTGGCGCAGCCCCGGATCCCCGTCTTGCTCTGTCCCGCTCCCGTAAATTGATCGCGATCGACCTGAAATCGGAAGAGGGCATTGAAACCGCCCGCACGCTGGTAAAAAAGGCTGACGGGCTGATCGAAGGCTTTCGCCCTGGCGTCATGGAACGCCTCGGACTGGGGCCGGACCTGTTGCTAGCGGACAATCCGAAGCTGGTCTATGGCCGAATGACCGGTTGGGGCCAATATGGGCCGCTCGCTTCGGCAGCAGGACATGACATCAATTATATTTCCATTTCAGGCGCCCTGCACGCCTTCGGACGCGCTGGTGAGAAGCCCACTCCTCCGATCAATATGGTGGGGGATTTTGGCGGCGGCGGCATGATGCTGGCCTTCGGCATGGTTTCCGCGCTTCTGCATGCTAAGACCGGAGGATCGGGTCAGGTGGTCGACTGTGCGATGACCGATGGTTCTGCCGCGCTGATGGCAATGATTTATGACTTTCACAATATCGGCCAATGGCAGGATGAACGGGGCGTAAATCTGCTGGATACCGGTGCGCATTTTTATGACACCTATGAGACGTCCGATGGTAAATTTATCTCGATCGGCTCTATTGAGCCGCAATTTTACGCAAAATTGCGGGAAGTGGCCAGGCTTGCGGATGATGTCGATTTCGACGCACAAATGGATCCTAGAAAATGGTCCGTGTTAAAGGAAAAACTGACTGCTCTGTTCAAGACCAAGACCCGCTCGCAATGGTGCGACCTGATGGAGGGAACAGACATTTGCTTTGCCCCGGTACTGTCGCTGACGGAAGCCAAGGAACATCCGCATAATGTCGAAAGGCAGACCTTTGTCGATGTTGGTGGCCTGAAACAGCCTGCACCGGCGCCCCGTTACTCGGTCACGGTATCGGACCCGCCCAAGCGTCCGGTTTGA
- a CDS encoding PilZ domain-containing protein produces the protein MKETFDDSLKMNSQAFGQPKRELDRDSLFLKAELRFVDGDNCGEVRIRNLSAGGLMAEAPVQTKRGDKVELELRNIGRVTGHVAWVAQGRFGVAFDHPIDPKLARKPVGQTKSELPHYLRQPSQKKPALRRGQPPR, from the coding sequence ATGAAAGAAACATTTGACGATAGTCTGAAAATGAACAGCCAAGCCTTTGGCCAGCCGAAGCGGGAGCTGGATCGCGACAGCCTGTTTCTTAAGGCTGAACTACGGTTCGTAGATGGTGATAATTGCGGCGAAGTGCGTATTCGCAATCTTTCAGCTGGCGGCCTGATGGCCGAAGCACCGGTGCAGACCAAGAGAGGCGACAAGGTCGAACTGGAATTGCGTAACATTGGGCGTGTAACCGGACATGTCGCATGGGTTGCTCAAGGTAGATTCGGCGTCGCGTTTGATCATCCAATTGATCCGAAACTAGCGAGAAAGCCTGTTGGCCAGACCAAATCCGAACTGCCCCACTACCTGCGCCAACCATCCCAAAAAAAACCTGCTTTGCGCAGAGGGCAACCTCCGCGCTAG
- a CDS encoding LytR/AlgR family response regulator transcription factor, which yields MVKDLPSVLIVDDEPLARSRLKALCVRTRLFDEIELANGGRQALEKISKGQPDILLLDVDMPDLSGLKVAQFCQGVPRMPEIIFTTAHSAYAVEAFRLEATDYLLKPVKETLLREAVERALANLARNRNDREPDIVERLWVQDGTGALQLIVSDIEWVEAERDYMRLYLNGRSFLVHQSMRSLESQLPDSLFVRVHRSTIVRRDCIAEVRRKGRKRYVILQDGSQLPIGPRYADRITAPAQTGRLGGSDTVTE from the coding sequence ATGGTCAAGGATCTGCCATCGGTTCTGATTGTTGATGATGAGCCGCTTGCCCGTTCTCGGCTCAAGGCGCTGTGTGTGCGTACTCGGCTTTTCGATGAAATTGAACTGGCCAATGGCGGTCGTCAGGCGTTGGAGAAAATCTCTAAGGGACAGCCCGATATTCTGCTGCTTGATGTCGATATGCCCGATTTGTCAGGACTCAAAGTTGCGCAATTCTGCCAGGGTGTTCCGCGGATGCCGGAAATCATTTTTACCACGGCGCATAGCGCTTATGCTGTCGAGGCGTTTCGACTGGAAGCCACCGATTATCTCTTGAAGCCGGTGAAGGAGACCTTGCTGCGCGAGGCCGTCGAACGCGCCCTTGCCAATCTCGCGCGCAACAGGAACGACCGGGAGCCGGATATCGTTGAACGTCTTTGGGTGCAGGATGGGACGGGGGCCCTGCAACTTATCGTTTCGGATATTGAATGGGTGGAAGCGGAGCGAGATTATATGCGGCTGTATCTTAACGGCCGAAGCTTTCTGGTGCACCAGTCGATGCGTTCGCTGGAAAGTCAATTGCCGGACAGCCTGTTTGTCCGTGTTCACCGATCAACCATTGTTCGGCGTGACTGTATTGCGGAGGTACGCCGCAAGGGGCGCAAGCGATATGTGATATTGCAGGATGGCAGCCAGTTGCCAATTGGGCCCCGCTATGCGGACAGGATCACGGCCCCGGCTCAAACCGGACGCTTGGGCGGGTCCGATACCGTGACCGAGTAA
- the dksA gene encoding RNA polymerase-binding protein DksA: MASSVKKASAKNGANGADLVLPNGYEPSEDEEFMNERQLAFFRQALKKWKQEIIDESKETLAHLQDGPIQEADLNDRASSETDWGLELRTRDRQRKLTSKIDAALRRIDEGEYGYCQVTGEPISLDRLKARPIATMTVEAQEAHERNEKISRDQ, encoded by the coding sequence TTGGCATCCTCGGTTAAAAAAGCATCCGCAAAAAATGGCGCGAACGGCGCAGATCTGGTCCTCCCAAACGGTTATGAACCGAGCGAAGACGAAGAGTTTATGAACGAGCGCCAGCTCGCATTTTTCAGGCAGGCCCTGAAAAAATGGAAACAGGAAATCATCGACGAATCCAAGGAAACTCTCGCGCATTTGCAGGACGGTCCAATTCAGGAAGCCGACCTCAATGATCGGGCGTCAAGCGAAACCGACTGGGGCCTCGAACTCAGGACCCGTGATCGTCAACGCAAGCTGACGTCCAAGATCGATGCTGCACTTCGGCGAATTGATGAAGGTGAATATGGCTATTGCCAGGTTACCGGCGAGCCGATTTCACTTGATCGACTGAAAGCCAGACCGATAGCAACGATGACCGTCGAAGCGCAGGAAGCGCACGAACGGAATGAGAAAATTTCGCGCGATCAGTGA
- a CDS encoding sensor histidine kinase: MRPDSANRPAQQAATKNSSLFNRLFPVNRDLAIKSIFGVWVAYFLFATSRFFYVTQNHPDALFVQRILMTSICITFTWLLYRLLIAVRRHGMAAEIFMLTLPTIILANYIAILDQIVFDHDALLFDFSYLLDPVELASFDWAYVLDEAFTRYFILASWGALYLALSHSQNAQRMMAHSRQLERVNRESELRALRYQLNPHFVFNALNSVSSLIIDQKNEQAEKLVDDLADYMRAVLTGGAQDMIAVEQEIAQQVRYLEIERMRFPERLHYIVNIDPATNGWSIPALIIQPLIENAVKFGVSETDQPFNIVISTQIEGDRLRISVANNGRVKLPAGQVNDRTVGTGTGLTNIQNRLRALYGQNASLFLANSKDGMAIATIVLPDPSLIFEDI; this comes from the coding sequence GTGAGACCCGACTCTGCCAATCGACCGGCGCAACAGGCCGCGACCAAAAACTCTTCTCTGTTTAACCGGTTGTTTCCCGTCAATCGGGATCTCGCGATCAAATCGATTTTTGGGGTCTGGGTCGCCTATTTTCTGTTTGCAACCAGCCGGTTTTTCTATGTGACGCAGAACCATCCAGATGCATTGTTCGTCCAGCGTATCCTGATGACCAGCATTTGCATCACCTTTACGTGGCTGCTCTACCGCTTGCTGATTGCGGTGCGCCGACACGGCATGGCGGCAGAGATATTCATGCTTACCCTGCCGACGATTATCCTGGCCAATTATATCGCGATTCTCGACCAGATAGTTTTTGACCATGATGCCCTGTTATTCGACTTTTCCTATCTGCTCGACCCGGTTGAACTGGCTTCATTTGACTGGGCCTATGTCCTGGACGAGGCGTTTACCCGCTATTTCATTCTGGCCAGCTGGGGTGCGTTATATCTCGCTTTATCGCATAGTCAGAATGCGCAGCGGATGATGGCGCACAGCCGCCAGCTGGAGCGTGTGAACCGGGAGAGCGAACTGCGGGCGCTGCGGTACCAGTTGAATCCACATTTCGTTTTCAATGCGCTCAATTCGGTCAGCAGCCTGATCATCGATCAAAAAAATGAGCAGGCCGAAAAACTCGTCGACGACTTGGCCGACTATATGCGGGCGGTTTTGACCGGTGGTGCGCAGGATATGATAGCGGTGGAACAGGAAATTGCTCAGCAGGTTCGTTATCTCGAGATAGAGCGCATGCGTTTTCCGGAACGCCTGCACTATATTGTCAACATCGATCCGGCCACAAATGGTTGGAGCATACCAGCCTTGATCATCCAGCCGCTGATTGAAAATGCCGTCAAATTCGGCGTGTCAGAAACGGACCAGCCATTCAATATCGTCATCTCCACGCAGATCGAGGGTGATCGATTGCGCATCAGCGTCGCCAATAATGGCAGGGTAAAACTCCCCGCCGGGCAAGTGAATGATCGCACCGTCGGCACTGGTACCGGTCTGACCAATATTCAGAACCGTCTGCGCGCATTATACGGTCAAAATGCATCGTTGTTCCTAGCGAACAGCAAGGACGGAATGGCCATTGCGACCATCGTTCTACCCGATCCGTCCCTGATATTCGAGGATATCTGA